The genome window CAGGGGCTCCATGGACTTTGCCCCGCAGGTAAAGGGCCTGGAAATACCGGCCTACGACCCGAGGAGCGGGGAAGGCACGGCGCTTGCCTACGCGAGGTGTGAGCGGGGCGCGGATCACCTGAAGCCGTGGGTGTTTAATAAGGAGTGGCTCTCGGCACCGGAGCGCACCGATCCGTTCACGACGGACGATAAGCCATCGCTGGTCAAGCGGGACAACGAGGGCTCGGCGATCATGGACTGCCTGTGCGTATGCCGGTTCGCGGGCAACGAGCTCAGCCTCCAGGACGACCTTATCCGGCTGGTGAACGCGGCGACGGGCTTCAATTACAAGTGGCCCGAATTCTGGAAGACGGGAGAGCGCTCGATTAACATTGCCCGGGCGTTCGGGGCGCGGGAGGGCATGGGCAGGGCGCAGGACTCGCTGCCTAAAAAGTTCTCGACGGTGCCGCTGACTGCGGGCATGGCAAAGGGCAGCGTCGCCCACGTGCCGGAGATGCTATCGAAATACTACGAGCTCTGTGGCTGGGACGAGAATGGCGTTCCGACGCCGGAGAAGCTGCACGAGATGGGCCTGGATTTCGTCGCCGAAGAATTACGGGCCGAGGGCGTCGGGCCGGAAGAGGCCAGGGCCGCGTGACATGCCCGTCTGCGTGGATATCATCGGTCATGCCCGGAGCCTTTTTGGCTGCTCCAGATACGCGTTCGAGGCTAAGCCGGGCTTTACCCTTAAAGGGCTGATGGAGGAGCTCTCGAAGCTGGCGAGGCCCGATTTCCGAAAAAGTATCTATGACGTGGCCACGGGAAAGATGAACGAGCATATCGCCGTCTTCGTCAACGCCCGGGAGGCTCGCTCGCTCAAGGGGCTGGATACCGAGCTTAGGGACGGCGACGTGGTCACTATCCTGCCGCCGATGGCGGGAGGCTAATGCCACCGCGGCAGCGCTTAAAAAATCCCGCTATAGCCCGATTAATGTTATAAAAGCAGCGTACTTATAAAAAAATCCGATGATAACTAAAAGTGGATGATACTATGAAAATAGGGGTTGTGCACTGGGCTTTTCCTCCTGTGGTCGGAGGGGTCGAGTCCCATCTTGGCTATCTTTACGGGGAACTTGCCCGCATGGGCCACGACGTGTCGATACTGACTGCGCCGCACCCTCAGAGGGAGGACGGAAGCACCGGCTGGTGCACGGTTGTCTCAGACGAGTTAATGGATATCGATCACCTGCTTAAAGTGCCGGCAGGACCCGGGAGATGGCAGGAGATCTATACGATGCTGGAAGGCTATATCCGGGACTATTCGCCGGACGTCATCCACGCGCATAATCTGCATTACTTCTTCCCGGACCACGCCGAGGCGCTGGGCATCCTGTCCAAGAAGTACGGCATACCTATCGTGCTTACCATCCACAACTTCTGGGAGGACGACCTCTGCAGGCACTTGTTG of Methanocella sp. contains these proteins:
- a CDS encoding MoaD/ThiS family protein; amino-acid sequence: MPVCVDIIGHARSLFGCSRYAFEAKPGFTLKGLMEELSKLARPDFRKSIYDVATGKMNEHIAVFVNAREARSLKGLDTELRDGDVVTILPPMAGG